Genomic window (Carassius carassius chromosome 36, fCarCar2.1, whole genome shotgun sequence):
GACATTTTAAATagagtaacttgtaatctgtaacctattacatttccaaagtaatcaTTCCAACACTGAGTATAAGCCAAAAATATGCAAGAGGTTCTGCTGTTTGTAGGACAGCTTGCTGCTCACCTGTGCCCAGGATGTGGTCCAGCAGGTTTCGGGAGCAGTGTTGGGCCACCGCGCTCCCTGCGTGTCCATCAAACACAGCGAAGAACCCCCAGTGGGCCAGTTCCCCTCCTAGCTGAGGGAAGCAGTTGTGGAAATCTTCCATGTGGGCCCTCCAACCCTGCATGCTGGCCAGGGCATAGGTAAGTCCCCAGGAGGCATAGCCCTCTTGCATGTGCTTGTCCAGAACCGGTCGGTCCAAGTATGGGCTAGGGATGACCCCTTCCTCCTCTCCACCCTCTTCGCCTACAGACAGCTCCCCTGCGCCTCCCCCTCGTCCCCCTTTAAAAAAGGAGGTGACCCTTTTCTCGGTCTCCTTCACCAGCTGCCTTACAAAAGCAGGCATTTCCACACTTCCTTTCCTTGATGTTCTCATAATGTCTTTTTTCTTCACTTGTTAAAATCCGTTCACGGCCTCCACCCTGTGCTGTAGCTCGCTGGCTTTGATTCGGCTGAGCCTTGATGCTCAGGGCCTTCACAGCATTATCTCCCGAGAGGCTGATTCTGCACCTTGAAGCATCCTCGAGTGGTTTGATGTAGAACGGTTGATTTTCCCTTCTGTCACTCTACCCATTGCTAGACATCTCAATGAGATAGAATCTTTCTGTACTCATAGTGGCTCTTTCCAATTTGATCCACTTTTGTTGCCTTCCTCCTCTGTATGTCAGTGATATTCTCTCTCTCTAAGCTTTCTCTCTGTCTGAGCCCGTTATTTTCCTGTCattgctctgattggctgagctaTTTCTGTGCACCAATCATCTCGCTGTGTCCTCGCTCTTGTTGTACACACAGACATGCAATCCTTTCGCAgactggctctctctctctctctctctctctctttccctccctccctcggTTTCTCCTCTTGAACTCCCTCTGTTAATCATCTCTGCTGAACATTTGATAATTTGGGATTACCTAACATGTACAGATTATTGTGCATAACAGATTTTCACAGCAGCCCAGTAAGAGTGAAAGGCTGAGAGAAAAGGCACAATGTACACTCTGTTTAAAAATGTTATGTGAcggagattcagtgattcatattAAAGAACATGGTTCGCCTTGAGCTGAATTCATGAATGGCATATTTAATATGAACTTGGGAGACTAACAAATGTTGATTCAGACAGATGAGTGAATTATGTAAATCAAAAAtgcattcataaacattattaCATAACAggctatttttgtcattttaactctTTGTTTCATGGAACGAAGCAAACAAAAATGGCTCATGAATAAATGCGTTTGATGGCAGAATGATCATTACATCAGATGCTTGTAGTACTTACTCACCTGCTGGGCTAAGcagcctgaaaaaaaagaagaaaaaaaaacataacatgaaGAAATAATAACAAGAGtgttatattacaaaaataaaatagttcatttaaattaaaatgaagttTGGATTTTTCTAGTCTTTTCATCAATACTTTCATCATTTTATATGATAATTTATATCTAATTTAATCTATATGAGTTGTATCATCATAAATTACATAAGAATGataataaattatgcattattattctacttatataattatttaatttttgaaatattatataaattatactgaAATGATAATTTATAGTATTATagaactgtacacacacacacacacacacacacacacacacacacacttgtattcCTATCATTATATGTTGACattccataggtgtaatggtttttatactgtacaaactgtattttctatccccttacccTAACCCTACACACCTACCCCTCACAGGAAAATTTCtgcacttttagatttttttaaactcttcattctatatgatttataagcttgtttcttCATGGCAACCTGAAAAATGTCCCGACAAGGTAAAAAATTGCTGGTATTACTATACTTGTGGACACATTTGGTCCCCTTAATGTAGTgaataccagtacacacacacacacacacacacacacacacatcttcagcTGGATGTTAAAGGCCAGCACTTTTCAAAGCATGTGAGAAGATAAAGCACAGCACTCTTTGAGGAACGTCTGAGTAATTTGCTTGGATCTAAGGTTAGCCATCTCCCTCGAGATGAAGACTTGactacacacagacacatgctgaCGTCTCGGGTTCCTTAAGCTCTGAACGGGCCATGAGGGAGGATAGCTGTGTGTGAGTTTATAAAGATGGGGTGTCCAAGTGGTTGAGATATTATTAGGTCAGGCCAACCCCTTCCCGCTGACAACGCAAGGATGGCCAAAAAAAGCCCAGAGGGTTCGTGGAGCACTGGGAGGAGAGGGGGTTTGGTGTGGAAGCAGCAGAAATGGCCAGCAAAGGTGAGAGTCTTCCACTGCGCTTGGATCGAGCTCTCCTGGGCTATATTGTTTACATGTGTAATGTGCTGGCATGTGAAAAGCAGGTTGGCAGAAACTGAGTGAGGTGTTGAGGGGGGAGGGGGAGGTTAGGAGATCAGATTAAAGTTGAGTGTGCACTAGAGGTACAGTAATACTGCTGATTGGTAAGAACATCACACAGGACTTCCCAATGGGAGCTTGGCCACCGGATGGGAATCTGATGTATGGACTGCCTTCAAGATCCGACCGATGCATGAATCTAGGATTTTGAGGCAAAAAGGATGCAGTGATGTCTGAATGAAGGAGGTGAGATCTTCGCTCAGTCTTATTTTGGCAGTGCTGGCAGACATCTCCCCAGTGAGATTCAATCTGACCCGGCCATGTTAGTCTGCAATGAAGTGCTTTAGCAGGAGTGAAGGCCACGTGGAAGATTTTATgcagagaagatttcagagagTTTGGATTGATCTGATAAAGGCTCGTTCAGCTTTGCACCCAGTGTGCACCACAGCACAGATTTGCACCTGCGTTTGGAGGATAATCAGAATCAACAGCTGTTGGGGTCTATTGGCTTCACAGGGGAAGAGTGTGTAAATGCACACTGCCATTAGCAGTTCTGCTGTGTTTGTGTCAATGCACTCTCTGACTTGAAGGCTTCTTGTCCATTTATGTCATATGTTTGTCTCAGAGATGTAACATTTGGactaaattacagcaattttacaaaataatgtgCAAATCTTTTGGATTCACTTTTGGTACAGATGAGTTGTTCAAGTGTAGaatttgtttttatgtgtttacAAACTTGACATGTTTGGTGTATAATATGACTAAGCTTTGTTGGACAATGTGGTTTCATCAAGTGTTTCTGGCAGAGTCGGCCTTGATGATCACATGTCTTATTGCTTGTAATTATAATCAGTGTTAAATGAAACCCTCTGGCAGccttattacttttattaaaactaaatttcaaGTCATTGCAACTTTATAGCCACTACTATAGATTTTTGAAGTCCATCTTTTCTCTTATGTGCTTTTTGTAGCGTTGTTTTCATATTCCACTGAACCTTGCTCATCCTCTGATTGTGCTGTTTGAGTGTTTTCACCCTGCTTTACATTGCCTGAAATTCAAGACTGAAATAATGACAGACAATGTTTAGACAGACCaagtatatttgtaatattttgtttttggatACTAACTATGTACTCTACCCCTCCCATTACTGGTAGATCAGTTCTAAACAAAGTTAAAAACTCCCTGACTGAAAGACATTATCGCTAATctttaaaagcatattaaaataaacagtttaacAATTAGTTAAAGATCACATATTTTTCCATCTCATTATATAACATTTCTTAATTCATCCAGGTCAGAGTAGAACTGTATCACACTCAACAAATGTTGTGTTGACACAGATGACATTGCTAAAGCTTCCAGCTGGCTAACTAAAAAAGGTTGCAGATATTTGTATATTCACATATGGCATCAATTTTGCTATCTTATATTTTCTCCCCTTTGTCAAACATGACAAATGACCAGAatacgacatgagggtgaggaagtTTCTTTTTGGGGTGGCGTGaccccagtaaaaaaaaaaaaaaaaaaaaaaaaatatatatatataaaacatatacaattaTAACAAGACatccaaataaaaattaaataaaaaataaatgtgggtTTACATATTACAgatgtaaatatacaaatataaattttgacaagaatacaaaaaagaaaaactaaatgtcAAACATCCAAAAGACAGCATATAAGATCACTTTTCAATTAAATTCAGCTTTTTAGCAAATACAATTGTGTCTTTACATTTTTTACTATCAATAAATTGAAGAGAATTCATATATGACTGAACATCAACCATAAAAACCCTCAATGAAGGTTTAGAATTTATTTCTTCTATGGATATGACATTTACCAAATAAAATCATAAGATTCAGCATAAAGTTAACAGATATACTTTTTGATTCAAAGGAAAAAGAGAAACTTACTTATTGTCTTCCTATGAATGATGTTACATTATTGGACATGGGTTTacacgaaaggaaaatatatatatttttttcaatgattCATGTATCATTTTCATAACATAGTGCTTGGACAATaagatgacattaaaaaaaaactataaataaataaatatatgtatatgcaaaTTGACTTAATTTATCAAATTAAAAGTCCTATGAGTTCAAAAGCCCAGAGTGAGGGATAGgctatttgtttttaattctctaaattttatttttctagtTATTCACTTTCCAAAATAATTGAATTCAAATTTAGATGAGAAAAGACAAAATTCTGTTATGTTAATTAAACTGAAAGATTTAATGAATATCTGCATTTGTAATATGATAGTCTGTTTTACCACAAAAGCAGTGCTGCATGGTCATTGCATTTCCTTCCACCACTCTGCCTCTTCATATGTTTATTTCCCTGACATTTCACGCATTCATTTTTCTTACCCTCTCTAGTGTCAAATCTGTTATACTGGCGAGATGTGGGGACCACCGGGCTGGTGTTTACAGGTTTGGTTGTGGGTTTGGCTTGTTTATTCCAGCTCAGTGCCATCACGATCTTGTCCAACCTCGGTTTAGGCTTCATGGCCTTCACTCTCCCTGTATGCCTGCTCTACAAAGCCATGATGCTTGTCCGCCTCTGTGATGGATCTCATCCTTTTCAGTGAGTATGCTCTAAAACAAATACGTTTGACATATGTTTAACCCTAAAGGTGTAACTAATTCTCCCCTTTACAGTAGATGGAGTAGCCTAGTAGCAGAAGTCTTGTCAGTGTTGCGTCGATtagttttaaaatcacttattcaTTCACTAACGAAACAAGTGCAACTGTAGTGTgctatgaaaacaacaacaattgtGTGATGTTGCTTATAAAGCTACAGACCCCCAGTCTGTCCTATTTGCAAGCTGATTTCAGCGGATGAGTTCACTCATATATCAAGTTGATCATGGGTTAAAATATTAATTCTTGAGATGCATAACATAtgtgctgatttaaaaaaaaatattgaatgagTTGGCAGGAGCTCGACAGAGGGAAAAGCAACTCAAATAAGTCTGGATTAATACATGTAATCTTTCTCAGCTGGTCCacttttctttattaaaaagGTCATATTTGGATGAGGACCGTACACTGACAGATGAGGACACAGTTTGCATAGCGGAACAAATCGTTCTGCTGATTGCTATGGCTGTCACCGAGTTGAAGAGGCTGTTCTTCATCGATAGCATCATGGACTCAGTGAAGGTCTCACATGCGTCTTAAATATCTCACCTCAGCTGCACCGAGCAGTTTTCACGCTTTCACTGCAATTTATGGCCTACTTTCACCACATCAGGGGATACTACTCTCTTACATAATTAGTCCTGATATGAACTATTACCATGTGCTTTCATTCCCAAAGGCAAAGGTTCTGTGAAAAAAGCACATGTGAGAATAAAGAAATtcgtatttggaaaaaaaaaacctgacctttATTCTTATAAGAATATAATGTTCCTGGTACTAGCCATAGATTCAAATTCCCAGCAAACAcaaatactgttaaaaatatataggCTACCTTCAATGCACTGGTAatgtctttggataaaagcatctaattTAACATCTAAATATGATTAAACAATCTAaagtaaaatgatttaaaaccAAATATAATGCTTTTTTCTCTTTATGGTTTGTGTAGTTTGTTGTGTTCCTGTATTTGTTGAGCTATGTGGGGGTCCAAGCCAATGGTCTCACGCTGTTGATGAGCGGTAAGGATATCCTGTTGAAATTTGTAAAGATTCATCACAAATCACAGCTGACACTATTTCTGACCTAATGTCAGTAACTAAACAGAGTCAGAGTGATGTGGATCATATTTCATCAAGTATTACTGCTTTGTTGTGATGATCCATGATATTAACATACAGTGATTCATCACCTTTGAACAGGTGTGATATGTGCCTTCTCTCTGCCACTGTTTTACAGACTTCAACAGGTAAGTGTGTGCTTCATCTGGACTTTACACACAtgcctacatatatatatataacacatgataggtaaaaatagcctgaatgcactgtaagtcgcttt
Coding sequences:
- the rtn2b gene encoding reticulon-2b, with protein sequence MASKVSNLLYWRDVGTTGLVFTGLVVGLACLFQLSAITILSNLGLGFMAFTLPVCLLYKAMMLVRLCDGSHPFQSYLDEDRTLTDEDTVCIAEQIVLLIAMAVTELKRLFFIDSIMDSVKFVVFLYLLSYVGVQANGLTLLMSGVICAFSLPLFYRLQQERIDKIAKAIKKLVEKVTEIVDLVISLAKPPPAPAPAPAPSPAPTAKHKQKTK